The nucleotide sequence GCACACCAACGACGCCCGCAAGGCAGGCGAGAACGAGGACCGGCTCCACATGATCCCGGTCTGGCGGGAGGCCCGGCACTTCTTCACCGCCCGCGAACAGGCCGCTCTGGCCCTCACCGAAGCGGTCACCCTCGTCGCCGACGGTGGCGTCCCCGACGACATCTACGCCGAAGCCGCCACCCACTTCGACGACACCGAACTGGCCCACGTCCTCGCCCTGATCTTCACGATCAACACGTGGAACCGCATTGCTCTCTCCACGACCAAGCAAGCCGGCACGGACACCCGCTGAACCGACCGGCCCGACCCCGGCGCCGACCTGCCCGGCCACCGGCGCTCCGGCCGGCCCGACTGCCGGAAGAGCGGGCCGACCCCGCTCACTCCACTCCGCCGCAGGGGAGATCACCCCGACGGCGCGACCCGCGGTTACCGACCCGGCCGCTGCCCGATGTCGGTGGCTTGCCCCGGGGTCGGTGGCCTGCCCGCCCCGCGGTCAGTGGTCACGCCGTCATGGGGCGGTCGTACGGCCCGATCGGTGCCGGCAGTCGCTCCGTCCCGGTCAGCCGGTGGTCGACCGCGGCGGCCACCGCCCGCCCCTCGGCGATGGCCCAGACGACGAGGGACTGCCCACGGGCGGCGTCGCCGGCGGCGTACACACCGGGCACGGTGGTCGCGAAGTCCGGCCCCCGCGTGATCGTCCCGCGCGGATCGAGGGCCAGCCCCAGCTGCTCGACGAGCCCGTCGTGGCGGTCCGGCCCGGAGAACCCGAGCGCGAGCAGGACGAGATCGGCGGGCAGTGTCCGCCCGGTACCGGGCCGGGCCTGCCGACGATCGTCCACCTCGACCAGGTGCAACGCCCGTACGTGCCCCGCCTCGTCCCCGGTGAACCGGAGCGTGGATGCCGCGAAGAGCCGCGCGTCCGCGTGCGCCACCGACGCCGACCGGAGGTCGCGCGCCTCCTCGTGCGCCGCCGATAGCCGGTACACCTTCGGATAGGTCGGCCACGGATCGACGTCCTCGTCGCGCTCAGCCTCCGGCAGCGGATAGATGTCCAACTGCGTCACCGACGCGGCCCCTTCCCGCACCGCAGTCCCCAGACAGTCCGCCCCCGTGTCACCACCCCCGACGATCACCACATGCTTACCGGCCGCCGACAACGGCGACACCGCCAGATCCCCCTCGCACACCCGGTCGGCCAGTGGCAGATACTCCATCGCCTGATGAATCCCGCCCAACTCCCGCCCGGGCACATCCAGTTCCCGCCAGGCCGTCGCCCCCGTGGCTATCACCACCGCGTCGTACCGGGCCCGCAGCTCAGCCGCGCCGATGTCCTTCCCCACCGCGGTCGACGTACGGAATTTCGTGCCCTCCGCCCGCATCTGCTCCAACCGCCGGTCCAGATGCCGCTTCTCCATCTTGAACGCCGGGATCCCGTACCGCAGCAGCCCCCCGATCCGGTCGGCCCGTTCGTACACGGCGACCGTGTGCCCGGCCCGCGTCAGCTGCTGTGCCGCCGCCAGCCCGGTGGGCCCGGAGCCGATGACGGCGACCGTCCTCCCGGAGAGCCGGTCGGGCGGACGCGGCTGCGTGAAACCGTCCTCCCAGGCCCGGTCCGCGATGGCCACCTCCACGTTCTTGATGGTGACCGCGGGCTGATTGATCGCCAGCACACACCCCGCCTCGCACGGCGCGGGACACAAGCGCCCGGTGAACTCGGGGAAGTTGTTCGTGGCGTGCAGCCGGTCGCTCGCCGCCCGCCAGTCCTCCCGCGACACGAGATCGTTCCACTCGGGGATCAGATTCCCCAGCGGACAGGCGTCGTGGCAGAACGGGACACCGCAGTCCATACAGCGGTCGGCCTGCTTGCTGATGATCGGCAGAAGCGCCCCCGGGACATACACCTCGTCCCAGTCCCGCAC is from Streptomyces sp. NBC_01314 and encodes:
- a CDS encoding carboxymuconolactone decarboxylase family protein; translation: MHSTDAMHSTDARNSTDVRTGTDVRTATITAGPVAASPRLDFAKSARNAFRALIGFDAAAREGIDPALVELIQIRASHINHCAYCLHMHTNDARKAGENEDRLHMIPVWREARHFFTAREQAALALTEAVTLVADGGVPDDIYAEAATHFDDTELAHVLALIFTINTWNRIALSTTKQAGTDTR
- a CDS encoding glutamate synthase subunit beta; amino-acid sequence: MADPKGFLTTPREEWPRRPVEERVRDWDEVYVPGALLPIISKQADRCMDCGVPFCHDACPLGNLIPEWNDLVSREDWRAASDRLHATNNFPEFTGRLCPAPCEAGCVLAINQPAVTIKNVEVAIADRAWEDGFTQPRPPDRLSGRTVAVIGSGPTGLAAAQQLTRAGHTVAVYERADRIGGLLRYGIPAFKMEKRHLDRRLEQMRAEGTKFRTSTAVGKDIGAAELRARYDAVVIATGATAWRELDVPGRELGGIHQAMEYLPLADRVCEGDLAVSPLSAAGKHVVIVGGGDTGADCLGTAVREGAASVTQLDIYPLPEAERDEDVDPWPTYPKVYRLSAAHEEARDLRSASVAHADARLFAASTLRFTGDEAGHVRALHLVEVDDRRQARPGTGRTLPADLVLLALGFSGPDRHDGLVEQLGLALDPRGTITRGPDFATTVPGVYAAGDAARGQSLVVWAIAEGRAVAAAVDHRLTGTERLPAPIGPYDRPMTA